Proteins encoded within one genomic window of Cellulomonas xiejunii:
- a CDS encoding FtsK/SpoIIIE domain-containing protein translates to MRLMITLARPGAWATDVVVDADPLTCVRDVVKNAVDGLDPSRHPCDGLDLTMLHVGRTVVDAAGPLAGSGVRDGAVLWLGGPDPTPEPASALVTLRVVAGPDAGRVWHLGAGSHDVGVDASGGVVLDLAPFVLVTVLVTLDARVRLEPWDVVPGSPVQRALLDGEPVPDGGTAWRESALLHVGERLLEVHPAAVPDAVVEPSSDGEHLDYNRPPRLLPPQRRTEFQLPPEPKAQPPAVLPWITALLPAVGATAIALVMRNPMFLMFAAMSPLMVLGSWLSNRRGGRIGYRRRLAEHAQELARVEQEVLDALETERADRRSASPDAAELLLVATSPRARLWERRRTDPDHLLVRVGTADLPSTLVVTQGEGLHRKQEPRTSADVPAALSIAQAGVVGLAGPDDWPRRLARWFVAQLAVLQSPRDVQLYVLTDPEGERWWGWATWLPHVRPVLGQQSLALVGSDAETLARRVAELLDLVQGRQRARLAAGSRVALPDPDVVVVLDGALRLRALPGVVTILQEGPAVGVHCVCVDADERTLPEECTAVVVGGPGRRASLRQQRAAQVDRIRVDEVADAWYAGVGRSLAPLRDTSKAVGEAALPSAARLLEILDLTEPGPAAVAARWSGGGSTTRAVVGVSLDGPFELDLAEHGPHGLIAGTTGSGKSELLQTVVASLAVANRPDAMNFVLVDYKGGAAFKDCVDLCHTVGMVTDLDPHLVERALTSLGAELAHRERILAAAGVKDLDDYLEARARRGLLAPLPRLLIVIDEFASVARELPDFVSGLVNIAQRGRSLGIHLLLATQRPSGVVSAEIRANTNLRIALRVTDAGDSTDVIDSREAAGIAPSQPGRAFARLGHSALIPFQAARVGGRRPLARAHVPAPFLRPVSWSDLGRPVPQRPRGEQSQDEVTDLSVLVRAIGLAADMLGVPPQRRPWLPSLPTTHVAQLTDAPAATADPRFAWGRCDLPRSQRQEDVVTDLATFGHLHVAGAPRSGRSQTLRTIAAAACAAAPVGDLHLYGIDCGNGALLALTRLPHCGAVVQRTETERATRLLTRLQAEVQRRQRLLGEGGFANVSEQRAAAAPAERLAHVLLLIDRWEGFTTTLGEHDGGSLTEIVHALLREGASAGVHVIVAGDHTLLGGRIASLCEDKLVLRLADRTDATLAGLNARSFPENLPPGRGLRVPGGVETQVALLADDPSGPAQVAALHALADRLTAREAGAPRAVRPPRIAAMPTRLTFEDAWPAVEPRPLWALLGVGGDELEPVGADLAADAPTFLVAGPGRSGRSTLLAVMAESLLRAGVELVVGAPLRSPLRDLAGRPGVRAVLLDDAPDEATLAPLVDDGDGPVVLLVDDAETWRDAPAREWLRRLVRRASSDGRGVVIGGEIGSVGAGFTGWQADVKKNRRGALLSPQGLADGDLVGARLSRSQLAARVVPGTALVHLGDGTYVTTQVPLAPVAPRKEMV, encoded by the coding sequence ATGCGCCTCATGATCACGCTCGCCCGGCCCGGTGCCTGGGCGACCGACGTCGTCGTGGACGCCGACCCGCTGACCTGCGTCCGGGACGTCGTGAAGAACGCCGTCGACGGGCTCGACCCGTCGCGCCACCCGTGCGACGGGCTGGACCTGACGATGCTGCACGTGGGCCGCACCGTCGTGGACGCCGCCGGGCCGCTGGCCGGCAGCGGTGTCCGCGACGGTGCGGTGCTGTGGCTGGGCGGGCCCGACCCGACCCCGGAGCCGGCCTCGGCGCTCGTGACGCTGCGCGTGGTCGCCGGGCCCGATGCAGGGCGGGTGTGGCACCTCGGCGCCGGGTCGCACGACGTGGGCGTCGACGCGTCGGGCGGGGTGGTGCTCGACCTGGCCCCGTTCGTGCTGGTGACGGTGCTGGTCACGTTGGACGCGCGCGTGCGCCTCGAGCCGTGGGACGTGGTGCCCGGCTCACCCGTGCAGCGCGCGCTGCTCGACGGCGAGCCCGTGCCCGACGGGGGCACGGCGTGGCGCGAGTCTGCGCTCCTGCACGTCGGCGAGCGGCTCCTCGAGGTGCACCCCGCGGCCGTTCCCGACGCGGTGGTCGAGCCCTCGTCCGACGGCGAGCACCTCGACTACAACCGTCCGCCGCGGTTGCTGCCGCCGCAGCGGCGCACCGAGTTCCAGCTGCCACCCGAGCCCAAGGCGCAGCCGCCCGCGGTGCTGCCGTGGATCACGGCGCTGCTGCCGGCGGTCGGCGCCACCGCGATCGCGCTGGTCATGCGCAACCCGATGTTCCTGATGTTCGCGGCGATGTCGCCGCTCATGGTGCTGGGCAGCTGGCTGTCGAACCGGCGCGGCGGGCGGATCGGGTACCGGCGCCGCCTCGCGGAGCACGCGCAGGAGCTGGCGCGCGTCGAGCAGGAGGTGCTCGACGCCCTCGAGACCGAGCGCGCCGACCGCCGCTCCGCGAGCCCGGACGCGGCCGAGCTGCTGCTGGTCGCCACGTCGCCGCGGGCGCGCCTGTGGGAGCGGCGGCGCACCGACCCCGACCACCTGCTGGTCCGCGTCGGCACGGCCGACCTGCCCAGCACGCTCGTCGTCACGCAGGGCGAGGGCCTGCACCGCAAGCAGGAACCGCGCACGTCCGCCGACGTCCCGGCCGCGCTGTCGATCGCGCAGGCCGGCGTCGTCGGCCTGGCTGGGCCCGACGACTGGCCGCGCCGCCTCGCGCGGTGGTTCGTCGCCCAGCTCGCCGTGCTGCAGAGCCCGCGGGACGTGCAGCTGTACGTCCTGACGGACCCCGAGGGCGAGCGCTGGTGGGGGTGGGCGACGTGGCTGCCGCACGTGCGTCCCGTGCTCGGGCAGCAGTCGCTCGCGCTCGTCGGCTCCGACGCCGAGACCCTGGCCCGGCGGGTGGCCGAGCTGCTGGACCTGGTGCAGGGCCGGCAGCGTGCGCGGCTGGCCGCCGGCTCGCGCGTGGCGCTGCCCGACCCGGACGTCGTGGTCGTGCTCGACGGGGCCCTGCGGCTGCGGGCGCTGCCGGGCGTCGTGACGATCCTCCAGGAGGGGCCGGCCGTCGGGGTGCACTGCGTGTGCGTCGACGCCGACGAGCGCACGCTGCCCGAGGAGTGCACGGCCGTCGTCGTCGGCGGGCCGGGACGCCGCGCGTCCCTGCGCCAGCAGCGGGCCGCGCAGGTCGACCGCATCCGCGTCGACGAGGTCGCCGACGCCTGGTACGCGGGCGTCGGTCGCAGCCTCGCGCCCCTGCGGGACACGAGCAAGGCCGTCGGGGAGGCCGCCCTGCCGTCGGCCGCGCGGCTGCTGGAGATCCTCGACCTCACCGAGCCGGGGCCCGCGGCGGTCGCGGCGCGGTGGAGCGGCGGGGGCAGCACGACGCGCGCGGTCGTCGGGGTCTCGCTCGACGGGCCGTTCGAGCTCGACCTGGCCGAGCACGGGCCGCACGGTCTGATCGCGGGGACCACCGGCTCGGGCAAGTCCGAGCTGCTGCAGACCGTCGTGGCGTCCCTGGCGGTGGCCAACCGGCCGGACGCGATGAACTTCGTGCTCGTCGACTACAAGGGCGGGGCCGCGTTCAAGGACTGCGTCGACCTGTGCCACACGGTCGGCATGGTCACGGACCTCGACCCGCACCTGGTCGAGCGTGCGCTGACCTCCCTGGGTGCCGAGCTCGCGCACCGCGAGCGCATCCTGGCGGCCGCCGGCGTGAAGGACCTCGACGACTACCTGGAGGCCCGCGCGCGCCGCGGGTTGCTCGCCCCGCTGCCGCGGCTGCTCATCGTCATCGACGAGTTCGCGTCGGTCGCGCGCGAGCTGCCGGACTTCGTCTCCGGACTCGTGAACATCGCCCAGCGCGGGCGCTCGCTGGGCATCCACCTGCTGCTCGCGACGCAGCGGCCGTCGGGCGTGGTCTCGGCGGAGATCCGCGCCAACACCAACCTGCGGATCGCCCTGCGGGTGACCGACGCGGGCGACAGCACCGACGTCATCGACTCGCGCGAGGCGGCGGGCATCGCGCCCAGCCAGCCGGGCCGCGCGTTCGCGCGCCTCGGGCACAGCGCGCTCATCCCGTTCCAGGCGGCGCGCGTGGGGGGACGGCGTCCCCTGGCACGGGCGCACGTGCCGGCGCCGTTCCTGCGTCCCGTGTCCTGGTCGGACCTGGGGCGGCCGGTGCCGCAGCGGCCGCGCGGCGAGCAGTCGCAGGACGAGGTGACGGACCTGTCCGTGCTGGTCCGGGCGATCGGGCTGGCCGCGGACATGCTGGGCGTCCCGCCGCAGCGCCGTCCCTGGCTGCCGTCGCTGCCGACGACGCACGTCGCGCAGCTCACCGACGCACCGGCGGCGACAGCAGACCCACGGTTCGCCTGGGGACGCTGCGACCTGCCGCGCTCCCAGCGCCAGGAGGACGTCGTGACGGACCTCGCGACGTTCGGGCACCTGCACGTCGCCGGTGCGCCGCGGTCCGGGCGCTCGCAGACGCTGCGCACGATCGCGGCCGCGGCGTGCGCCGCCGCCCCCGTCGGCGACCTGCACCTGTACGGCATCGACTGCGGCAACGGGGCGCTGCTCGCGCTGACCCGGCTGCCGCACTGCGGCGCGGTCGTCCAGCGCACCGAGACCGAGCGCGCGACGCGCCTGCTGACCCGCCTGCAGGCGGAGGTGCAGCGCCGGCAGCGGCTGCTCGGCGAGGGCGGCTTCGCGAACGTCTCCGAGCAGCGCGCGGCCGCCGCGCCGGCCGAGCGCCTGGCGCACGTGCTGCTGCTGATCGACCGGTGGGAGGGCTTCACGACGACGCTCGGCGAGCACGACGGCGGGTCGCTCACCGAGATCGTGCACGCGCTGCTGCGCGAGGGCGCGAGCGCGGGGGTGCACGTCATCGTGGCGGGCGACCACACGCTGCTCGGCGGTCGCATCGCCTCGCTCTGCGAGGACAAGCTCGTGCTGCGTCTCGCGGACCGCACCGACGCGACCCTCGCGGGCCTCAACGCGCGATCGTTCCCGGAGAACCTGCCGCCCGGGCGCGGCCTCCGCGTTCCGGGCGGCGTCGAGACGCAGGTCGCGCTGCTCGCGGACGACCCGTCGGGTCCCGCGCAGGTCGCCGCCCTGCACGCGCTCGCGGACCGGCTGACCGCGCGCGAGGCGGGCGCACCGCGCGCCGTCCGCCCGCCGCGCATCGCGGCCATGCCGACGCGCCTGACGTTCGAGGACGCGTGGCCCGCGGTCGAGCCACGGCCGTTGTGGGCGCTGCTCGGCGTCGGCGGCGACGAGCTCGAGCCCGTCGGTGCGGACCTCGCGGCGGACGCGCCGACGTTCCTCGTCGCAGGCCCGGGCCGCTCGGGGCGCAGCACCCTGCTGGCCGTGATGGCGGAGTCGCTGCTGCGCGCCGGGGTCGAGCTCGTCGTCGGCGCACCGCTGCGCTCGCCCCTGCGGGACCTGGCGGGACGCCCGGGCGTCCGGGCCGTGCTGCTCGACGACGCCCCCGACGAGGCGACGCTCGCGCCGCTCGTCGACGACGGCGACGGGCCGGTCGTGCTGCTCGTGGACGACGCCGAGACGTGGCGCGACGCACCCGCGCGCGAGTGGCTGCGCCGCCTCGTGCGGCGGGCCTCGAGCGACGGCCGCGGCGTCGTCATCGGCGGCGAGATCGGCAGCGTCGGCGCCGGGTTCACCGGCTGGCAGGCCGACGTCAAGAAGAACCGGCGCGGCGCGCTGCTCTCGCCGCAGGGGCTCGCCGACGGGGACCTCGTCGGCGCACGGCTGTCCCGCTCGCAGCTCGCCGCACGCGTCGTGCCCGGCACCGCCCTGGTGCACCTGGGCGACGGGACGTACGTGACCACGCAGGTGCCGCTGGCGCCTGTCGCACCACGGAAGGAGATGGTCTGA
- a CDS encoding WXG100 family type VII secretion target: protein MPNLNITYADMSDSAGRLRTNKAEIDARLSDTKSLVNTLVASGFVTDQASVRFDEVNTQFVAAANELMTNLETLSSWLDQAVASLQDVDTQMASSLRAG, encoded by the coding sequence ATGCCGAACCTGAACATCACCTACGCCGACATGAGCGACAGCGCGGGCAGGCTGCGCACCAACAAGGCGGAGATCGACGCGCGCCTGTCGGACACCAAGTCGCTCGTCAACACCCTCGTGGCGTCGGGCTTCGTCACCGACCAGGCGTCCGTCCGGTTCGACGAGGTCAACACGCAGTTCGTCGCCGCGGCCAACGAGCTGATGACGAACCTCGAGACCCTGTCGAGCTGGCTCGACCAGGCCGTCGCGTCCCTGCAGGACGTCGACACGCAGATGGCCAGCTCCCTGCGCGCCGGCTGA